Genomic segment of Arachis hypogaea cultivar Tifrunner chromosome 16, arahy.Tifrunner.gnm2.J5K5, whole genome shotgun sequence:
ATATTCACAAAAGCGAGGAAGATTAGAACTCGCTACAAGGCAGGAGTTGCAAACCGGAACCGAAATTAAAGTCATTGCAAAAGCAAGTTCAAGACAAGCTACCAAATAATAACTCAAGGGTGGgtacaaagaagagaaaagaggtgGCAAGAATCGACAGATGACTCGTGATGACAGGAACCAAAAGACAAGAATAACAAAAAGAGAAGGATGACATTCCTATAGGCCTCTGATAGTGCCACAATTTGTACAAATAGGCacgcttctatttatacaattgtgatcctaccataggacacttgctccatattacacagattaaacctaagctctgataccactctgTCACAGCCCAAAATGAGCAATGACTGGCGCTCAGGAAAAAGAGTTCCCTAGCAAGCCTAACAGATtcgaatataagataaataaaaaggttacaaatcatttttgataaatttacacTTTCTAGAATGAATAATTacataatttaacaaaaataaaataaataaatatagatggatcctgcctgtgacatatggagcagatgACGTCTAAGAACTCAACAAAGAATAGAACCCATTGCAGATCATTACTCTTGCATAGAAAGGCTCACAAAAGCAAGTACTTattcctaaaaaatattttttttaaaaaaggggtgaattttgcaactcagtgactagacagtACATCTATAATTCACATGAGACTATCTAAAcattattatgaaaataattttagttagaaaataataatttatatgaataagtgaatcaataagggagttctcatacagaaatcaaatcaaatagtccacacttgggcggctccacctctaagggtagccctttcctctagtgtgtccgtacggaataacagatccaacgtgtggcctacacgttaggctagcaacgcccctactagctgaggtctgagccagatgcatctaggttaacgtcataaccgccgttaactacggttttctaatacgagcctcccaaaccaattcaaaacatataatttcaaatacaaccaatctttgatctttcaaatatatacagtatcaaatcaaataaaataatactctCTTATCAAAAATCCTTTTCAGTCGTATGAAATGTCAAATATACTTTACAAATTCATAGTATATGACTGAGTATTCACAATACTTTAATGTTTCAAAAACACATATTCAATTAAATcgaatattctaaaataatacaaaacttcatcaaacatgtatatagtctcatgtgcagattaaaaattcgaatttcacaaaaataatatttagttctaataaatccattattaaaataaattcaaatcttttgttCATAACTTGTAAGTATAGTCATAAATTCAAGAAgcatatatcaaaataattatagatgtaaagccaaataattataaatataaagtcTACTCACAACTTAGTCTCAAGGGACTGAAGATACCAAACCCGGAGTACCAAACTAAAGGGTACGAAAGAGCACAAAATTTGAACGGAGGCAGCCATAGCTCCAATAGGCAAGCAAAACAGCGAACAGAGGCACAACAGAACAGAAGTGACAAACGGCTAAAAGTAGAGCAACGACGACAACATCAGCAAATGTGGTAAAACAGTAGCGGAAATAGAAACAAAACAGAACAACCACTAACCAGGCTAGAACGGTGGTGAAACAGAACTGACAGAGGTGTGAAACGCTTCCTACGACGTTTTCAAAGGGCAAGGATAATGGCAGAACCAGTGGAGGAAGAATGGAGGATAAAGCATGGTCGGATAGGACAGTAGCTTTCCGACGAGTTCTCCTCCGGCAGCGACACAGCAGCTCAGCGACGAGCTCCTTCAGTGACGACGGCAACCACCGCGACAGCCCTAACAGCGACGGCAGCATcactgctctctctctctctctctctctctctctctctctgctcgATCTCTCTTTCCTCTAGTGTGCAACGGCGGCTTGGCGAGTTCGGCGGTGACGTGGCAGAGTGTGGTGGCGGCGAAGCAGCAGCAAGGCGGCGACGGCTACGCAACGGCGACTTGGCAAGTGCAGTGACGGCGGCGACGAGGCCCACCAGCGCCGCTGcatcttctcctttctctctctctcggaTATCACTCTCTCAGATCTCCCTCTCTTCTCATGTCAACAGCGGCGGTGACGGTGACAGTAACACCCACCACTCCCCCTCCTCcctcttctctttttccttcaccgGTCTCCCTTCCCCTCTGCTCTCCCCCTTTCCTTCTTcccctcttcctttcttttttttttctttcattcccAGCTGCTGCTGTTAGGTGTGTGTGTGTTGCTGAAAAAGAAAGGGGGCTAGGATTTCTTTGGGGTAAAGGGATAATTGGGTgttaattaggattaggatttggtAAAAGAAATAAGGGTAGTAtagaaattttgataaaattggagagttggataataataaaagaaatcaaatgtaaaaggttttaaaaaaaaattcaagacaTTACAGATATTTATCtgctaaaaaataatataacctttttatttatatattagggCGTGTTTAGATgatatattcttaaattttttatatgttaaataTAAGGGTAGCAAAACTTTTCGAAAACGCAGAGATATTTGTAAGTATTGCCTCAAATGAGGACTCGAAGATGGAGAATTTTTTCTGCAAGAATAGGAATGGGATAGAAATTTTTTCGAGACAATTGCAGGGACCTAAGCGGGAATCCCACCTCGTCTCCATGATCTCCGAATAATACGAATttacttaattatctttaatattttagcTATTATTATAGGTATTTTAATAATctcatttattatatatatttttgttagagtatttattttattttttatattatgttattattttatttttttgacttggatattaaatttaattaatttattattttaaaatttagacaaaatgtatttatatgatgtttttatgtattatatgtttttttttattttataaagttttttattaaattttttttataagaatacAGGAAGGTGGAGAATGAGAATTCTTATGGAGactatggaaaaacaaaaaataaaggtgAAACCCAGTTATTCCCACAACGAGGATCAGGGCAAGCACAAGGAGATTTTGGGGGTTCGAAGACATGGAGAGGCCCCTACTTCCGTCCTATTCGGTTGACATTTTTAGTTGAATATATAAAGATTTTtctgttataattaatttttttaatttaattttttgtgtgaAAGCAACTGTATTAAGCtttgtttgaaaaagatagattatttaattcataaaatatataattgattttattatttattttttctatttttaaagtgTTAATGCATTAAATACATtttgaaggagagagagaaaaagaaagaaattgaaattattgtttttggaatagatccttcaatttttttttttaaatttgagaatgtaaaatataatttttaatcttttatctttaatattttttttgtctcgCTTATAAAATATACGGtgagaaatcacactttattTTCTCAAATGAGAAAAAAGTTGAAAGGATCGAATCTATCTCTGTCTTTTGGGATTTTAGATTTCTTATTCTTATCAAACTTAGGTTGGTTGAATTGTCAGCTCACTTGTTCGTTAACAAAGTGTTGGAGGTTCAAATCATACCTTATATATGTAACAACCGCGGTAGActctaaataaaattcaaattcgcAACAAATTAATCCTTAATATGTTAGGACTTAAAAAATATGTAACAACCGCGGTAGActctaaataaaattcaaattcacaaCAAATTAATCCTTAATATGTTAGGACTTAAAAAATACTGTGTGAAAGCAAAAAAATTCCTCattcttaataaataaatttctgtTAAAATCTCTTGAACCTTGAAATTCTTCCTAAAACCTATCTAAGCATCTTATTTTgctattaaaaattgaaaatattctctcaaattatttttctcctttaATTATCCCATCTAGACACACTCTTAAACATAAAAACTAGAGGATAATTTAGTTTTGTTATTTAGTTGTGGATAATATATAGTTTTTCAATTTATGCAACAGTACATTGTAAATCTACTGATTACTGAATTAGTAGTTGTGAGAGATAAAATTATGTAACTGTTGTATGATTACCATTTGTCCAAATGTTGGTCGCATTTGCTTGGTAAGATGTTGATCATAAATGCAAAAGTATTTGAGGCAAAAATTCCATCCATTTCACATATGAACCAAATTACAAGGGAAGTGAGAAAAATGCACAAGTACACTGCcaatataaaaatgaaaaagaaaaagaaaatgttgtCTAAACTGGGAACATCACAGGGTGGCTTCATTTCCTTTGATTTATCAACATCACTTATGATGTCCATCGTCTTCCTACAAACTCAAAACAGTTACTATGTGCATGTTTGGACAAGCTTATTTtagcttcaaaattcaaaatcaaaagctTATGAAATagctcttgaaaaaaaaaaagaaagaaaaaaaagagaaattagtATTTCCCTTTTGGAAAGAAGCTGTACCAAAACATGCTCTATGTTGTTTCTTACATTCTAAACTATGTATGCAAATTTCATGAAGAAGAATATTCCGTTGTGTTGGAAGGGAATATGGTGTCGAAATCCACTTTATCAAGCAGCATATCGAAATCCATGATTGGGGAATTGGTTACTGAGGTTGGAGTTGAAAGTATCTCAGTTATATCAGATTCTGAGGATTGGACTATTCCATTATTATTGCTGCTTCCAAATTGGCATGGTGATAAACAGAAAAGGTCTGATTCTGAAGTTGATGGTGATATGAATGATGCTATATCAGAGGAAAAGCTTTCCAAGAACATGGAATCAGATAACAACATGTCGTTATCACCGTTTTCGGATCCCATTGAAGGAGAAAGGTAGCAGAACCATGGGAAGATATCATCATCCTTGGTTGTGATGTTGGTGTTAGTGTCCAACTCAAGCTTTGGTTCAAAGTTGAAAATTTCCTCTTGGGTTTGTTCCATTTTCTCCTGCTTTTGAGGTTGGTTGTTTTGGAACTTGTGGAATTGGTTCTTCTCCAACACTGGCAACATTGTTTTTGATGGAAACGCTTTGTTGGAATGCTTAGATTGGGTGCACGTGTGTCTTCCTCTGTAGTTCACCTCAATCATTGTTGGGTCTACATCTGATCTTTGAACTTGTTTTGTTGCAAGGCACCCTTGTACATTTCTGTATGTGCATCTGTAATATCCTCTGCAATGCAAAATCAATGGTTTCAGATTTTGGGGAATTCACAAAGGAATGCTCAAGGAAacaaataagagaaaagaaagaagaattgtGAAGATTCTAACCTTGGGAACTTGGCTCGAAGAATATCCTTTTGTCCATATTTTCTCCAGCTATACCCATCATCCAAAGATCCCTCAAGTCCTGTTTTTGAACATACTTTCACTTTCTCTGTCCATTTGGGCATAGTCTTCCTGTAATGGGAGGTGGAATCAGACTCTAATTCAATTCTATCAATCTAGGAATctcaaaaagtaaagaaaaaagtAACTTGTTGAGATTAGTTACCTCTTCTTGAGGGGGGGTTTGTCCTTGAATTCTTCATCATTATCAATGAGGTCACTCCTTGAAGGGCTCCCatttatagaagaagaagaagaatgggaatTAATGAGATTGGTAATGGTGGAGTCAGAGTTGAGCATGGTGAGGGCTTTCTCATAGGTGGAAAGTATCTTGTCAATTAAGATTTCTttggatgatgaagaagaagaagaagagaggagattGCATAGCTGCTTTGCTAGCTCCTTCCCTTGGATGAGTTCATTGATGAGACCATGTTCCCCATTCTCAGTATATTCCATTATGCTAATGTTGTGTTCAAAAGATGCAATGGAATGACACTAACACTTTTTGATGCACCTAAAATTAAGGTTGTGAGAAAATGAGCGAGTGATGAAGGTTATAAGGGGCTTGCTTAATGCTTAGCGAAGGTGAGGCGAAAAGGGGGATATAAAT
This window contains:
- the LOC112758428 gene encoding probable WRKY transcription factor 41 gives rise to the protein MEYTENGEHGLINELIQGKELAKQLCNLLSSSSSSSSKEILIDKILSTYEKALTMLNSDSTITNLINSHSSSSSINGSPSRSDLIDNDEEFKDKPPLKKRKTMPKWTEKVKVCSKTGLEGSLDDGYSWRKYGQKDILRAKFPRGYYRCTYRNVQGCLATKQVQRSDVDPTMIEVNYRGRHTCTQSKHSNKAFPSKTMLPVLEKNQFHKFQNNQPQKQEKMEQTQEEIFNFEPKLELDTNTNITTKDDDIFPWFCYLSPSMGSENGDNDMLLSDSMFLESFSSDIASFISPSTSESDLFCLSPCQFGSSNNNGIVQSSESDITEILSTPTSVTNSPIMDFDMLLDKVDFDTIFPSNTTEYSSS